The following coding sequences are from one Triticum aestivum cultivar Chinese Spring chromosome 5A, IWGSC CS RefSeq v2.1, whole genome shotgun sequence window:
- the LOC123107071 gene encoding pectinesterase: MSSGSAFGDFGPLTERRKAEKARQVKKRIMIAVGTIAIILIVCGIVVTLNGKQKEEKDGSSSKKGSKGKSDGGGGEDGGGDLKAVKKTITMMCKQVDYQGVCEESLTRCAKANESSPLGVLRLAVRVIGEALSEAFDRAELILTNDLLVKGAIADCKEFFGYAKEELNRTLASMDANDSITKQGYQLSIWLSAVITHQETCIDGFPDGEFKDKVKLMFLKGKELTSNALAFIEKAATFLAGLKLPQRRLLVEEKGAAPRRAEPALGKDGIPEWVPESERRVLKGGGFKAEVKPNVVVAKDGSGQFKTINEALIAMPKKYDGRYVIQLKAGVYDEYVTITSQMPNVTLTGDGSKTTIITGKKNFVDGITTFKSATFTAQGDGFMAIGVGFENTAGAAKHQAVALLVLADKSIFLNCKMDGFQDTLYAHSKAQFYRNCDISGTIDFIFGDAAAVFQNCIITLRRPLDNQQNIVTAHGRADAREATGFVLQKCQIVGEPALTAPGRPPIKNYLARPWRECSRTIFMESDLPALIDKAGYLPWNGEFGLKTLYYAEFGNKGPGADTVGRVNWAGYKKVISKDEANKFTLGNFIHPQPWIDPTGTPVKYDFFG; the protein is encoded by the exons ATGTCGTCGGGGTCGGCGTTCGGCGACTTCGGCCCGCTCACCGAGCGCCGCAAAGCCGAGAAGGCGCGGCAGGTGAAAAAGCGCATCATGATCGCCGTAGGGACCATCGCCATTATACTCATTGTTTGCGGCATCGTCGTCACGTTGAACGGGAAGCAGAAGGAAGAAAAGGACGGGTCATCCAGCAAGAAGGGCTCAAAGGGAAAgtccgatggcggcggcggcgaggacggaGGAGGAGACCTCAAGGCCGTGAAGAAGACCATTACGATGATGTGCAAGCAGGTGGACTACCAGGGCGTGTGCGAGGAGAGCCTGACGAGGTGCGCGAAAGCGAACGAGTCGTCGCCCCTGGGCGTCCTCCGCTTGGCCGTCAGGGTGATCGGCGAAGCGTTGTCGGAGGCGTTCGACCGCGCAGAACTGATCCTGACCAACGACCTCCTCGTGAAGGGCGCCATTGCCGACTGCAAGGAGTTCTTCGGTTACGCCAAGGAGGAGCTCAACCGCACGCTCGCTAGCATGGACGCCAATGACAGCATCACCAAGCAGGGGTACCAATTGAGCATCTGGCTGAGCGCGGTGATCACGCACCAGGAGACGTGCATCGACGGCTTCCCCGACGGCGAGTTCAAGGACAAGGTGAAGTTGATGTTCCTCAAGGGGAAGGAGCTGACCAGTAACGCGCTGGCGTTCATCGAGAAGGCGGCGACGTTCCTCGCCGGCCTCAAGCTCCCGCAACGCCGGCTGCTCGTCGAGGAGAAGggagcggcgccacggcgagccGAGCCGGCGCTAGGGAAGGATGGCATCCCGGAGTGGGTGCCCGAAAGCGAGCGGAGGGTTCTCAAGGGCGGCGGGTTCAAGGCCGAGGTCAAGCCAAACGTGGTGGTGGCCAAGGACGGCAGCGGCCAGTTTAAGACCATCAATGAGGCGCTCATTGCCATGCCAAAGAAATATGATGGAAG ATATGTCATCCAACTGAAGGCGGGTGTGTACGACGAGTATGTTACGATCACAAGCCAGATGCCGAACGTGACCTTGACCGGCGACGGTTCCAAGACGACGATCATCACCGGCAAAAAGAACTTCGTGGACGGGATCACGACCTTCAAGTCGGCAACCTTCA CCGCGCAAGGCGACGGGTTCATGGCGATCGGGGTGGGGTTCGAGAACACGGCGGGCGCGGCGAAGCACCAGGCGGTGGCGCTGCTGGTGCTGGCGGACAAGTCCATCTTCCTCAACTGCAAGATGGACGGGTTCCAGGACACGCTGTACGCGCACTCCAAGGCGCAGTTCTACCGCAACTGCGACATCTCCGGCACCATTGACTTCATCTTCGGCGACGCGGCGGCCGTGTTCCAGAACTGCATCATCACGCTCCGCCGCCCGTTGGACAACCAGCAGAACATCGTCACGGCGCATGGCCGCGCCGACGCCCGGGAGGCCACGGGGTTCGTGCTGCAGAAGTGCCAGATCGTCGGCGAGCCCGCGCTCACGGCGCCCGGCCGCCCGCCCATCAAGAACTACCTCGCCCGCCCGTGGCGCGAGTGCTCGCGCACCATTTTCATGGAATCGGACCTCCCGGCGCTCATCGACAAGGCCGGGTACCTGCCGTGGAACGGCGAATTCGGGCTCAAGACGCTCTACTACGCCGAGTTCGGCAACAAGGGGCCGGGCGCCGACACGGTGGGGCGCGTCAACTGGGCAGGGTACAAGAAGGTGATCAGCAAGGACGAAGCCAACAAGTTCACCCTGGGGAACTTCATCCACCCCCAGCCGTGGATCGACCCGACCGGCACGCCGGTCAAGTACGACTTCTTCGGATGA